DNA from Rubrobacter naiadicus:
GGTGCTCTGGACGAGGAGGACCTCGGCTGGCGCATCGGGCCCAGGATCAACTCCATCGGGAGGATGAAGGACCCCACGCCCGCGCTGAAGCTGATGCTCACCCGCGACCGCGTGGAGGCGGCCCGGATAGCTTCGGAGCTCGATCATCTGAACGCGGAGCGCCAGCGCAGGACGCAGCGGGCGGTCGAGCTCGCGCTCGCGGAGGTCGACCCGGAGCAGGATCTGAAGGTGGTGATCACGGAGGAGATCGGGGGGATCGCCGGGCTCATAGCGGGGAAGGTAGCCTCGGCGACCGCGCGCCCGGCGGCAGTCCTGAACCGCAGGGCCGACGGCTCCTACGGGGGGTCGGCCCGCGCCGGGGAGACCGACGTGGACCTCTACGGGGCGCTTCTGTGTGTGCGGCACCTGATGGGCGAGTGGGGCGGACACCGCAAGGCCGCCGGCATCTCGGTGAAGCCGGGCAGGCTGGAGGAGTTCTCGCGCGGGGTCAACGCGGCGGTGCGCGCCCAGCACGAGGCCAACCCGGAGATCTTCGAGCCCGCGCTGGAGGTTGAGGCCGAGGTACCGCTCTCCGCGCTCTCGAACGGCTTCCTGGGTTGGCACGAGCGGCTGGCTCCCTTCGGGAGCGGCAACCGCCGGCCGCTCTTCGTGAGCAGCGGGCTCGTGGTCGAGGGGGTCCGGCGGCTCTGGGAGGGGATGTACCTCCTCAGGGTGAAGGACGGACCGTCGGCGAGGCTCGCCGCCCCGCCCGAGGCGCTGCCCGAGGGACCCTTCGAGGCCGCCTACACCGTCTACCGCAGCGCCTACGGCGGGGGGGCCGAGATCGAGATCCTGGACTGGAGGAAGTAGCCCCTGAACGCCGTCGGCGTGGACGTGGGAGGCACCAAGATCGCCGCCGGGGTCATAACCCCACAGGGCGAGGCGCTCAGCCGGGTACGCTATCCCACCTCCTCCTCGCCGGAGATTCTGCTTTCGACCCTCGTCCGCGCGATAAACGAGGTGCGGGAGGGCTTCGAGGTGGGAGGGGTGTGCCTCTCAGTGCCGGGGTTCGTCTCCGAGCGGGAGAACCGGGTGGTCTACTCCCCGAACCTGCACGCGGTCGAGGGGATACCCCTCAAGGAGGTCCTCGAGCCCAGGATAGGGCTTCCGCTGACCGTCGAGAACGACGCGAACGCCGCAGCCTGGGGCGAGCTGCGCTTCGGGCTCGGTCGCGAGGTCGAGCACCTGGTGATGGTGACGCTCGGCACCGGCATCGGTGGGGGTGTGATCTCGCACGGCATCCTCCTGCGTGGCGCGCAGGGGGCCGCCGGGGAGCTCGGACACGTGACCGTGCTCCCCGACGGGCCGCGCTGCGCCTGCGGCAACCGCGGATGTCTGGAGGTGATGGCCTCCGGGACTTCGATCGGGAGGCGCGCGAGGGAGGTCGCCGCCAGGTATCCCGGCTCGGCGCTCGCGGAGCTCGCGATGGAGCGTGAGATCGTCGGCGAGGACGTGAGCCGCCTGGCCGCCGCGGGCGACGAGGGGGCGCTGGCGGTGCTCGCGGAGACCGGACGGTGGCTCGGGATGGGGCTCGCATCATTCGTCAACGTCTTCAACCCGGAGGTCGTCGCCATAGGGGGCGGGGCCGTCGACGCCGGGGAGCCGCTGCTCGGGCCGGCGCGCGAGGAGGTGCGTCTGAGGGCCCGTCCTCCCTCGCGCGACCTCGTGGTCGTCAAGGGGGCCACCCTCGGCCCCGAGTCGGGGATGTTCGGGGCGGCGGCGCTCGCCCGCGACCCAAAGACCGGCCGCTACATCCTCGACGAGGCGTAGCGGGATGCCGCTCGTCGTCGTACCGACCCCGATAGGCAACATGGAGGACATAACGCTGCGCGCCCTGAGGGTCCTGCGCGAGGCGGACGTCATAGCCTGCGAGGACACCCGGCGTACCGGGAGGCTCCTCGCCCGTCACGGCATAGAGAACCGGCTTCTGGCCTACCACGAGCACAACGAAGACCGGCTCGCCCCGAGGCTCTGCCGCGAGGCGCGCGAGAAGATCGTGGCGCTCGTCTCCGACGCCGGGATGCCGCTCGTCTCGGATCCCGGATACCGGCTGGTCCGCCGCTGCATCGAGGCGGGCGTAAGGGTCGAGGCGCTCCCCGGCCCCTCGGCGCTCACCACGGCGCTCGCCGTCTCCGGGCTGCCGGCCGACGTGGTGATCTTCGCCGGTTTCGTGCCCCGCAGGGGGAGGGGGCGCGAGGAGCTGCTGGAGAAGGTACGCCGGGAGAGGGCGACCTTCGTGCTCTTCGAGTCCCCGAACCGCCTCGCCAGGACGCTCGAGGAGCTGCCCCCGGAGGCCCCGGTCGCCGTCTGCCGGGAGCTCACCAAGCTGCACGAGGAGGTCTTCCGGGGCACGGCGAAGGAGGCCGCGGAGCGCTTCGCCGCGGGTGCGAGGGGCGAGGTCGTGGTCGTGGTGCGGGGTGGGGAGGGGGTGGGGGGGAACGATCTCGAGGAGGCGCTCGCGGACGCCCGGTGGTATGTCTCGCAGGGGGAGAGCCCATCCCGCGCCGCCTCCCGCGCCGCGCGCGGCAGGGGGGTGAGCAGGGGCGAGGTCTACGACCGGCTGGTCCGGAGGGAGGGGTGATGAGCTTCTCTCTGTATAATTCCCTTGCCATGAGAACCGGAGAGACAGGTCCCGGATGCTCGTAGACTCCCACGCGCATCTCCTCATGCTCGACGTCTCCCCCGAAGAGGCCGTGGAGGAGGCCAGGGGTGCCGGGGTCGGGGTGGTGGTGAACATCGGGACCGATGCGGAAGATTCCAGGAAAGGGGTGGCGCTCGCCGCTGCGCTGCCCCACGTCTGCACCACCGTCGGCATCCACCCTCACAACGCACATGCCTACACGGCCTCGGACCTGGAGGCCGTGGCGGAGCTCTCCGAGTCGCCGGGGGTCGTCGCCATCGGCGAGGTCGGGCTGGACTACTACCGGGGCCGGGAGACCGGCGAGGCCCAGCGGGCGCTCTTCGAGGACGAGATCTCGCTCGCCAACGACCTCAGGATGCCGCTCGTCATCCACTGTCGCGAGGCCTTCGAGGACGTGATGTCGCTGCTCTCGGGGGCGAGGGTGCCGGTCGTGCTCCATTGCTTCGAGGGGGGACGCAGAGAGGTCGAGGAGGCGAAGGAGCGCGGCTACTACATAGGCCTCACCGGCAACGTCACCTACAAAAACAGCCGGACGGCGGGGGTGCTGGACCTGATCGACGCGGAGCGCCTCCTTTTGGAGACGGATTCCCCGTACCTGAGTCCCCGTCCGGTGCGCGGCAGGAGGAACCGACCGGCCAACGTCGTCCACACCGCCCGGTTCGTCGCGGAGCGACTCGGGGTGCCGGAGGAGGAGATCGCGCGCACCACCACGGCCAACGCCCGGCGTCTGTTCGGGCTGCCCCCGGAGGTCAAATAGCGTTTGACGCGACCGGGGAGGCCCAAGAAGCGCCTCGGGCAGCACTTCCTCAAAGACCCGAACACCGCCCGCGTCGTCGCCGGGGGGATCACGCCGGAGGACGTGGTGCTCGAGATCGGGGCCGGCAGGGGCTTTCTCACGGCCTTCCTGGCCGAGAGGGCGCGACTGGTGCACGCGGTGGAGCTGGACCGGGACGTGATCCCGGCGCTGCGCGAAGCCGTGAGGGATCGTGAGAACGTCATCGTCCACCGGGCCGACGCCCTGCGCATGGATTTTTCCACCCTCCGGCCTCTGCCGAACCGTCTCGCCGCCAACCTGCCGTACAACATCGCCTCCCCGCTCGTCCTCAGGCTGCTCGAGGAGGCGCCCTTCGTCGGGTGGATGCGTTTCATGGTGCAGCTCGAGGTGGCGAGGAGGATGGCCTCCCGACCCGGGAGCAAAGACTACGCGGCCTACGCGGTGCTCGTGCAGCTGCTCGGGGAGGTGAGGATCGTCCACCGCGTCCCCCCATCCGTCTTCGAGCCGCCGCCGCGAGTCTGGTCGGCCGTCGTGGAGGTGCGGCGCAGGGAAAGGCCGGAGGATTACGAGGCGATCAAAGAGTTCGTCCTCGCGGTCTTCTCCAGCCGGCGCAAGCGGCTCGTCAACAACCTGCCGCGTGAGGCCCGCATCCGGGCAGAGGCGGCCCTGCGGGAGCTCGGCCGTCATCCCGATGTCAGGGCCGAGGAGCTTCAGCCCGAAGAGCTCGCCGCGCTCCACCGGGCATCGAGCAGCTGACGGCCCGAGGCGCCTTCCGGTATAATCGCTCGCGTTCGGGAGTAGGCCCGGTTTTGGGGCGTAGCCAAGCGGCAAGGCACCGGGTTTTGGTCCCGGGATCGCAGGTTCGAATCCTGCCGCCCCAGCCACACGACGCCGCTTTTGCGGGTCTTAGGGCAACGAGGAGAACTTCTTTTGAGCAGCGGAGGCCCCATGTCGCATCGAGGTCCCATCTTCGCCGTGGTCCTGGCGGCGGGCAAGGGAACGAGGATGAAATCCAACCGCGCCAAGGTCCTGCACACCCTGTGCGGGGTTCCGATGGTCAACTACGCGATAGAGGCGATAAGACCCCTCTCTCCCGAGCGGCTCCTCGTCGTGGTGGGCCACCAGGCGGAGGAGGTGAAAAAGGTGCTCCCGCCCGACACCGAACCGGTCCTGCAGCGCGAGCAGCTCGGCACAGGGGATGCGGTGCGGGTCGCGCTCGAGGCGATAGAGGAGAAGGAAGGGATTCTGCTCGTCGTCAACGGCGACGGTCCGCTCATCTCCGCGCGCACGCTCATGGGGCTCGTCGAGCGGCACCGCTCGGCGGGGGTCGGGGCGACGGTGCTGGTCGCGGAGCTGCCCGACCCGAGCGGTCTCGGGCGGGTGATGGAGGACGCCGGCGTGGTGCGGATAGTCGAGGAGCGGGACGCGAGCGAGGAAGAGAGGAAGATAAGGCTCGTCAACCTGGGGCTGTACGCCTTCGAACTCGGAGAGATAAGGCGGGCCATCGGGCTCCTCGAGGCGGACAACGAGCAGGGTGAGCTCTACCTGACCGACGCGCTGGAGATCATCGGCCGGCGGGCGCGGGCCGTGACCTACCTTCTGGAGGACCTGGAGGAGGCCAACCTGGTCAACGACCGCTCGCACCTGGCCCGGGCGGAGGAGATCCTCCGTCGGCGCATCCTGGACGCCCACATGCGCGAGGGGGTGACGGTGCGCGACCCGGCTAGCACGCACATCGAAGCCGGGGTCGAGATCGGGCGGGACACGGTGATCCTGCCGGGCACCTTCCTCAGGGGCAGGACGAAGGTCGGATCGGACTGTGTGATAGGCCCCTTCTCCGACCTCTCGGACACGATAGTGGGGGACGGGGCGGTCGTCGAGCACTCCGTCGGGCGGGGGGCGAAGATCGGGGACAGGGTGGTCGTCGGACCCTTCGCCTACCTGCGTCCGGGGACGGTGCTCGAGGAAGGCTCGAAGGTCGGGGCGCACTGCGAGGTGAAGAACAGCCGCGTCGGACGCGGGAGCAAGGTCCCGCACCTCTCGTACGTGGGGGATGCGGAGATCGGGGAGGGCGTCAACCTCGGCGCCGGCACGATAACCGCCAACTACGACGGCAAGAACAAGAACAAGACCAGCATAGAGGACGGGGTCTTCACGGGGGTCAACACGAGTTTGATCGCCCCGGTTACAATAGGGAGAGGCTCCTACCTCGGGGCCGGGAGCGTGGTGAACAAGGACGTGCCGCCGGGCAAGCTCGCCGTCGGTGCTCCGGCCCGCGCGATCCGGGACATCTCCGGGGCGGGTGGCGAGAAGAGTGAGGCTGGCGAGGAGGAATAGGGCAGGACGCGTATGGAGAACGGATACCTGACTCAGACCACCGAGAAGCGGCTGATGCTCTTCTCGGGCCGGGGATATCCCGAGCTGGCCGAGCGGATCGCCGAACGTCTCGACGTACCCCTGGGCGAGGTCGAGCTGGAGACCTTCCCCAACGGGGAGGTCTACGCCCGCTACCTGGAGTCCGTCCGGGGGGCGGACGTCTTCATCATCCAGTCGCTCGGGGAACCGGTCAACGAGAACCTGATGGAGCTTCTGGTGATGATCGACGCGGCGCGCCGGGCCTCGGCGAAGCGGATCACGGCCGTCATCCCCTGGTACGCCTACTCCCGCCAGGACCGCAAGACCAAACCGCGCGAGCCGATCTCCGCGCGGCTGGTGGCGAACCTGATCGCGGCGGCCGGTGCCGAGCGGGTGATGACGATGGACCTGCACGTCGGGCAGATCGAGGGGTTCTTCTCCTTCCCGGTCGACCACCTGACCGCGATGCACACCTTCGTCGACTACTTCGTCGAGGCGGGATTCAGGGGGGCTGATGACGCCGTGGTCGTGGCCCCGGACACGGGGGAGGTGAAGATGGCCAAGGCCTTCGCCGGGCATCTGGAGCTCCCCTGGGCCATCCTGAGCAAGACCCGGCACGCCGCCCGCCAGTCGGAGGTCACCCACGTCATAGGGGAGGTGGCCGGCAAGCGGGCGATCATGATAGACGACGTGATCGGGACGGCCGGGACGCTGGTCGGGGCGGCGGAGAGGCTCGTGCAGGAGGGGGCGCGGGACATCCGGGCCGCGGCCACCCACGGGGAGTTCTCGGGTTCGGCCTACGAGAAGATAGAGGCTTCTCCCATAGAGGAGGTCGTGGTGACCGATACCCTCCCTCCGAAGCGGGGGAAGACCTCGGGGAAGATAAAGCGCCTGACGATCGCCCCGATTCTGGCCAGCACGATACGCAACGTGTTCACCGACGAGTCGGTGAGCGCGGTCTTCATGGGCGAGAACCAGCTCTTCTAGAGATACGAGAGGGAGGTAACTTTCATGCCGGAGAACGTCAGCCTGCGCGCCGAGGAGCGTGAGCGGAGGGGCAAGAACGACGCCCGGCGGCTGCGGGCCGCCGGGATGCTTCCCGCCGTCCTCTACGGGAACGGCCCGGATGGAGGACGGGTCATGGCCGTACCCGCGAAGGTGATCGACCAGACGATCCACCATCTGGGGGACAACGCCCTCTACGACATAGAGCTTCCGGGCAGCGAGAAGGCGACGGCGAGGATCGTCGACGTGCAGCGCGACCCGCTGACGGGGAGGCTGTTGCACGTGGACTTCGCCCCGGTGAACATGACCGAGCGCATCGAGGTGACGGTGCCGGTCGTCGTCTCGGGCGAGGCGCCGGGGGCCAAGGAGGGCGGCGTGCTGCAGCAGGTCCTCTACGAGGTGCAGGTGGAGTCGCTCCCGGGCAACATCCCGCAGGAGCTCGAGATCGACGTCTCGAACCTCGGCATGGGCGAGAACCTGACGCTCGGCGAGATCGAGCTGCCCGAGGGGGTGACGCTGGTCTCCGACCCGGAGGAGGTCGTGGTGACCGTGACCACGCCGACCGAGATCACCGAGGAGGAGGCCGCGGAGGCCGGAATCGCCGAGGAGCAACCGGAGGAGGCCGCGGAGGCCACCCCGCCCGAGGCGCCTTCCGGCGAGGACCGGGAAGAGTCCGAGGAGTAGCGCCGGGGGGCGGGGCTGGATACGAAGCGGTGGGTCGTCGCCGGGCTCGGCAATCCGGGACGCTCCTACGCGAACACCCGCCACAACGCGGGTTACATGGTGGTGGACGAGCTGGCCGCCCGCCACGGCGGCGCCTGGCGCAGGCGGAAGCGGGCCGAGGAGGCGGAGATCCGCCTGGACGGCGTTTCGGTCGTGCTCGTCAAGCCGACCACGTTCATGAACGATTCGGGCCGGGCCCTCGTCGCCTATTCCGGCGACCGTCTCCTGGTCGTCCACGACGACCTGGATCTGCCTGCGGGCACGGTGAGGGTGAAGCTCGGCGGCGGCGCCGGCGGTCACAACGGGCTGCGCTCGGTGATCGGGAACATCGGGGAGCGGTTCGCGCGTGTGAGGGTCGGGATAGGCCGTCCTCCGGATGGTGTCGAGGTGATCGACTACGTGCTCGGGCGGATGGACGGGGTGGTGAGGAAGACGATCCCGCGCGCGGCGGACGCCGCCGAGGCGGTGATCGAAGAAGGGCCCGAGGCGGCCATGAACCGCTTCAACGTACGCCGAAACCAGGAAGGGTAGCACCGCGGGCCGAAGAGACGATATGATGAGCGGGGTTCGGAACGTGCGGGCGCCGGTGCGTGGTGCAGGTTGATGCCCCTCTGAGGGCGTGTGAGGTTGCAGGAAGAATGGAAGAGGGCGTTCATCCAGCGCTCACCGGGGGCACCGCTGGAGAGGAGGTGCCGTCTTGACGAACCCGGCGCGGAGGGAAGAGCGGGAGATCAACCTCTCAGACCCTTCGCTGTACATCAACCGCGAGCTCTCGTGGCTCTCCTTCAACGAGCGGGTGCTCGCTCAGGCGTGGGACGAGAGGCACCCGCTGCTGGAGCGGGTGCGTTTCGTCGCGATCTCTGCGACCAACCTGGATGAGTTCTTCATGATCCGGGTCTCGGGGCTGCAGCAGCAGGTCGCCGCGGAGCTCCCCAACCCGGTGCCGGACGGCATGCCCCCCGAGGAGCAACTCGCGCGCATCCACGAACATACCCGGGGCTTCCTCGCCGAACAACGCGAGGTCCTGGAGAAGGTGCTGATGCCGGCGCTGCGGCGCGAGGGAATAAACCTCGTTCCCTACGCCAGGTTGCGCAAGGCGGAGAAAGAGGAGCTCAGGGAGAAGTTCATCCGGGACATCTTCCCCGTTTTGACCCCTCTGGCCATAGACCCCGCGCATCCTTTCCCGCACATCTCCAACCTCTCGCTCAACCTCCTGGTCGTGCTCGAGGATCGGGGGCGGCGGGTGATGGCCCGGCTCAAAGTCCCGACGACGATAGACCGGTTCATAAGGCTCTCCGGCGGAGAGTCGGAGCGCGGCAATGGAGGGAGGGCCGAGATACGCCTCGTGAGGGTCGAGGAGGTCATAGCCGCGAACCTCGAAGAGCTGTTCCCCGGCAAGAAGATCGCGGCGAGCTACGTCTTCCAGGTCACTCGAAACGCCGATTTCGTCATCGAAGAGGACGAGGCGGCCGACCTGCTGCAGGCGATAGAGGACGAGCTGGAGAGCCGCTGGTTCGGGCAGAGCGTGCGGCTCGTCGTCACCGAGGAGATGCCCCGCGAGTTGCGGGACTGGCTCGCCGCCCACCTCAACATCTCGCCGGATGCGGTCTACGCCGTCCCGGAGCCGATCGGGCTCGGGGATTTCGAGGAGCTGACCCATCTGGAGCGGTCGGATCTGCTCTACCCCCCGATCTCCCCCCGGGTGCCCGATGCCATCCGGCGTTCGCGCTCGATCACCTCGGCGATCCGACAGGGGGACATCCTGCTCTATCATCCCTACGACTCCTTCGCCCCGGTCGTGGAGTTCGTGCGGGCCGCAGCCGGGGATCCGAACGTGCTCGCGATAAAGCAGACCCTCTACCGGGTGGGGGCGAACTCCCCGATAGTCGAGGCGCTCCTGAGCGCTCGCGACGAGCAGACGCAGGTGGCGGTGCTGGTGGAGCTCAAGGCCCGCTTCGACGAGGAGCCGAACATCACCTGGGCCCGGCAGCTGGAGGCGCACGGGGTGCACGTGGCCTACGGGATCGTGGGGCTCAAGACCCACGCGAAGATCTGTCTGGTCGTCAGGCGAGAGGGGCAGGGCTTGAGGCGCTACGTACACCTCGGCACCGGCAACTACAACCCCTCGACGGCCAGGGTCTACACCGACTTCTCCTACTTCACCGACGATCCCGGGCTCTGCGAGGATGCCTCGGATCTCTTCAACTATCTGACCGGGTATTCGGCCCAGCGGGAGTACAAGGCCCTGCTCGTCGCCCCCCTGACGCTGCGCGAGGGCATCCTGCGCCTGGTCGAGGAACAGATAGAGCGGGCCCGGAACGGCGAGCGCGCCCGCATCACCTGGAAG
Protein-coding regions in this window:
- the pth gene encoding aminoacyl-tRNA hydrolase, producing MDTKRWVVAGLGNPGRSYANTRHNAGYMVVDELAARHGGAWRRRKRAEEAEIRLDGVSVVLVKPTTFMNDSGRALVAYSGDRLLVVHDDLDLPAGTVRVKLGGGAGGHNGLRSVIGNIGERFARVRVGIGRPPDGVEVIDYVLGRMDGVVRKTIPRAADAAEAVIEEGPEAAMNRFNVRRNQEG
- the glmU gene encoding bifunctional UDP-N-acetylglucosamine diphosphorylase/glucosamine-1-phosphate N-acetyltransferase GlmU yields the protein MSHRGPIFAVVLAAGKGTRMKSNRAKVLHTLCGVPMVNYAIEAIRPLSPERLLVVVGHQAEEVKKVLPPDTEPVLQREQLGTGDAVRVALEAIEEKEGILLVVNGDGPLISARTLMGLVERHRSAGVGATVLVAELPDPSGLGRVMEDAGVVRIVEERDASEEERKIRLVNLGLYAFELGEIRRAIGLLEADNEQGELYLTDALEIIGRRARAVTYLLEDLEEANLVNDRSHLARAEEILRRRILDAHMREGVTVRDPASTHIEAGVEIGRDTVILPGTFLRGRTKVGSDCVIGPFSDLSDTIVGDGAVVEHSVGRGAKIGDRVVVGPFAYLRPGTVLEEGSKVGAHCEVKNSRVGRGSKVPHLSYVGDAEIGEGVNLGAGTITANYDGKNKNKTSIEDGVFTGVNTSLIAPVTIGRGSYLGAGSVVNKDVPPGKLAVGAPARAIRDISGAGGEKSEAGEEE
- a CDS encoding 50S ribosomal protein L25: MPENVSLRAEERERRGKNDARRLRAAGMLPAVLYGNGPDGGRVMAVPAKVIDQTIHHLGDNALYDIELPGSEKATARIVDVQRDPLTGRLLHVDFAPVNMTERIEVTVPVVVSGEAPGAKEGGVLQQVLYEVQVESLPGNIPQELEIDVSNLGMGENLTLGEIELPEGVTLVSDPEEVVVTVTTPTEITEEEAAEAGIAEEQPEEAAEATPPEAPSGEDREESEE
- the rsmI gene encoding 16S rRNA (cytidine(1402)-2'-O)-methyltransferase, with protein sequence MPLVVVPTPIGNMEDITLRALRVLREADVIACEDTRRTGRLLARHGIENRLLAYHEHNEDRLAPRLCREAREKIVALVSDAGMPLVSDPGYRLVRRCIEAGVRVEALPGPSALTTALAVSGLPADVVIFAGFVPRRGRGREELLEKVRRERATFVLFESPNRLARTLEELPPEAPVAVCRELTKLHEEVFRGTAKEAAERFAAGARGEVVVVVRGGEGVGGNDLEEALADARWYVSQGESPSRAASRAARGRGVSRGEVYDRLVRREG
- a CDS encoding ROK family protein, translating into MGGTKIAAGVITPQGEALSRVRYPTSSSPEILLSTLVRAINEVREGFEVGGVCLSVPGFVSERENRVVYSPNLHAVEGIPLKEVLEPRIGLPLTVENDANAAAWGELRFGLGREVEHLVMVTLGTGIGGGVISHGILLRGAQGAAGELGHVTVLPDGPRCACGNRGCLEVMASGTSIGRRAREVAARYPGSALAELAMEREIVGEDVSRLAAAGDEGALAVLAETGRWLGMGLASFVNVFNPEVVAIGGGAVDAGEPLLGPAREEVRLRARPPSRDLVVVKGATLGPESGMFGAAALARDPKTGRYILDEA
- a CDS encoding single-stranded-DNA-specific exonuclease RecJ, with product MARWRMLEPEEGLVAELERLEGIDALCARVLANRDVPPEEASSFLSPSLLTVRRPEEEPWIAAARRIARAVKDRERIGIFGDYDTDGITSAALLYEALSRYTENLLVRLPTRQTGYGLLEPYVRDLFAEGVDLLITADCGISNRREVELAASLGMDVIVSDHHIPPEDPPEAAVAVLDPKLWDPEDPLAGVGVAWKLAWAVARELGGSEEGKRLLKGSLDLVALGTIVDIAPLVGDNRALASTGLRYLNESLRKRSIRPGLRALVDVAGVRGALDEEDLGWRIGPRINSIGRMKDPTPALKLMLTRDRVEAARIASELDHLNAERQRRTQRAVELALAEVDPEQDLKVVITEEIGGIAGLIAGKVASATARPAAVLNRRADGSYGGSARAGETDVDLYGALLCVRHLMGEWGGHRKAAGISVKPGRLEEFSRGVNAAVRAQHEANPEIFEPALEVEAEVPLSALSNGFLGWHERLAPFGSGNRRPLFVSSGLVVEGVRRLWEGMYLLRVKDGPSARLAAPPEALPEGPFEAAYTVYRSAYGGGAEIEILDWRK
- the ppk1 gene encoding polyphosphate kinase 1, producing MTNPARREEREINLSDPSLYINRELSWLSFNERVLAQAWDERHPLLERVRFVAISATNLDEFFMIRVSGLQQQVAAELPNPVPDGMPPEEQLARIHEHTRGFLAEQREVLEKVLMPALRREGINLVPYARLRKAEKEELREKFIRDIFPVLTPLAIDPAHPFPHISNLSLNLLVVLEDRGRRVMARLKVPTTIDRFIRLSGGESERGNGGRAEIRLVRVEEVIAANLEELFPGKKIAASYVFQVTRNADFVIEEDEAADLLQAIEDELESRWFGQSVRLVVTEEMPRELRDWLAAHLNISPDAVYAVPEPIGLGDFEELTHLERSDLLYPPISPRVPDAIRRSRSITSAIRQGDILLYHPYDSFAPVVEFVRAAAGDPNVLAIKQTLYRVGANSPIVEALLSARDEQTQVAVLVELKARFDEEPNITWARQLEAHGVHVAYGIVGLKTHAKICLVVRREGQGLRRYVHLGTGNYNPSTARVYTDFSYFTDDPGLCEDASDLFNYLTGYSAQREYKALLVAPLTLREGILRLVEEQIERARNGERARITWKMNSLTDPQIIEALYRASQAGVRVDLIVRGICCLRPGMEGVSENIRVVSLVGRFLEHARVFAFGEGEDEKILLGSADMMQRNLDRRVEQVFPLREERHRRRVRRILDLQLSDTANAWEMKPDGSFERLRPPAGQDPLDSQALLLEDPG
- the rsmA gene encoding 16S rRNA (adenine(1518)-N(6)/adenine(1519)-N(6))-dimethyltransferase RsmA, giving the protein MTRPGRPKKRLGQHFLKDPNTARVVAGGITPEDVVLEIGAGRGFLTAFLAERARLVHAVELDRDVIPALREAVRDRENVIVHRADALRMDFSTLRPLPNRLAANLPYNIASPLVLRLLEEAPFVGWMRFMVQLEVARRMASRPGSKDYAAYAVLVQLLGEVRIVHRVPPSVFEPPPRVWSAVVEVRRRERPEDYEAIKEFVLAVFSSRRKRLVNNLPREARIRAEAALRELGRHPDVRAEELQPEELAALHRASSS
- a CDS encoding ribose-phosphate diphosphokinase; its protein translation is MENGYLTQTTEKRLMLFSGRGYPELAERIAERLDVPLGEVELETFPNGEVYARYLESVRGADVFIIQSLGEPVNENLMELLVMIDAARRASAKRITAVIPWYAYSRQDRKTKPREPISARLVANLIAAAGAERVMTMDLHVGQIEGFFSFPVDHLTAMHTFVDYFVEAGFRGADDAVVVAPDTGEVKMAKAFAGHLELPWAILSKTRHAARQSEVTHVIGEVAGKRAIMIDDVIGTAGTLVGAAERLVQEGARDIRAAATHGEFSGSAYEKIEASPIEEVVVTDTLPPKRGKTSGKIKRLTIAPILASTIRNVFTDESVSAVFMGENQLF
- a CDS encoding TatD family hydrolase, with protein sequence MLVDSHAHLLMLDVSPEEAVEEARGAGVGVVVNIGTDAEDSRKGVALAAALPHVCTTVGIHPHNAHAYTASDLEAVAELSESPGVVAIGEVGLDYYRGRETGEAQRALFEDEISLANDLRMPLVIHCREAFEDVMSLLSGARVPVVLHCFEGGRREVEEAKERGYYIGLTGNVTYKNSRTAGVLDLIDAERLLLETDSPYLSPRPVRGRRNRPANVVHTARFVAERLGVPEEEIARTTTANARRLFGLPPEVK